The Euphorbia lathyris chromosome 2, ddEupLath1.1, whole genome shotgun sequence genome includes a window with the following:
- the LOC136220244 gene encoding agamous-like MADS-box protein MADS3 isoform X6 — MITKNQNGKKNKKAWVSQLTLFHAYLYYLQFHFFFLLISPSLFLTSIFVQHQEQLLLLLLFHTYYYSPKSPIQTTMGRGRVELKRIENKINRQVTFTKRRNGLLKKAYELSVLCDAEIALIIFSSRGKLFEFGSNGTSKTLERYQRCCSTPQDNSSFERETQSWYQEVTKLKAKYESLQRTQRHLLGEDLGPLSVKELQNLEKQLEAALAIARQRKERQLGDLNKQLKLKLQVAAEGQSMTTIQEMWNSGVTDGNNNFTLHPTQSHSMDCDPGPVLQIGYHHYVQSEGSSVPRSTIVSETNFMEGWVL, encoded by the exons atgattactAAAAACCAGAATggaaaaaagaataagaaagcCTGGGTTTCTCAACTTACTCTATTTCATGCCTATTTATACTACCTTCAGTTccacttcttcttcctcctcatctcCCCCTCTCTTTTTCTCACCTCCATTTTTGTGCAACATCAAGAACAACTACTGCTGCTCCTACTGTTCCATACATATTATTATTCCCCTAAATCTCCGATTCAAACAACCATGGGGAGAGGAAGAGTCGAGCTGAAGAGAATCGAGAACAAAATCAATCGGCAAGTCACTTTCACCAAAAGAAGAAACGGTTTATTGAAGAAAGCTTATGAACTCTCTGTTCTTTGCGACGCTGAAATCGCTCTCATCATCTTCTCTAGCCGCGGAAAGCTTTTCGAATTCGGTAGCAACGG CACATCTAAAACTCTTGAGCGGTATCAACGTTGCTGCTCTACTCCTCAAGATAACAGCAGTTTTGAACGTGAAACTcag AGCTGGTATCAAGAGGTAACAAAATTGAAGGCAAAATATGAATCTCTTCAACGCACTCAAAG GCATTTGCTTGGGGAAGATCTTGGACCGTTGAGTGTCAAAGAACTACAAAATCTTGAGAAACAGCTGGAGGCAGCCCTAGCTATAGCTAGGCAAAGAAAG GAGCGTCAGCTTGGAGACTTAAACAAGCAACTGAAATTGAAG CTTCAGGTAGCTGCAGAAGGACAAAGCATGACGACCATCCAAGAAATGTGGAACTCTGGTGTAACAGATGGAAACAACAACTTCACTTTGCATCCTACTCAATCCCATTCAATGGACTGTGATCCTGGACCTGTCCTACAAATTGG gTACCATCACTATGTTCAATCTGAAGGATCTTCTGTTCCAAGAAGTACCATAGTGAGTGAAACTAATTTCATGGAGGGATGGGTCCTTTGA
- the LOC136220244 gene encoding agamous-like MADS-box protein MADS3 isoform X7, whose protein sequence is MITKNQNGKKNKKAWVSQLTLFHAYLYYLQFHFFFLLISPSLFLTSIFVQHQEQLLLLLLFHTYYYSPKSPIQTTMGRGRVELKRIENKINRQVTFTKRRNGLLKKAYELSVLCDAEIALIIFSSRGKLFEFGSNGTSKTLERYQRCCSTPQDNSSFERETQSWYQEVTKLKAKYESLQRTQRHLLGEDLGPLSVKELQNLEKQLEAALAIARQRKQERQLGDLNKQLKLKVAAEGQSMTTIQEMWNSGVTDGNNNFTLHPTQSHSMDCDPGPVLQIGYHHYVQSEGSSVPRSTIVSETNFMEGWVL, encoded by the exons atgattactAAAAACCAGAATggaaaaaagaataagaaagcCTGGGTTTCTCAACTTACTCTATTTCATGCCTATTTATACTACCTTCAGTTccacttcttcttcctcctcatctcCCCCTCTCTTTTTCTCACCTCCATTTTTGTGCAACATCAAGAACAACTACTGCTGCTCCTACTGTTCCATACATATTATTATTCCCCTAAATCTCCGATTCAAACAACCATGGGGAGAGGAAGAGTCGAGCTGAAGAGAATCGAGAACAAAATCAATCGGCAAGTCACTTTCACCAAAAGAAGAAACGGTTTATTGAAGAAAGCTTATGAACTCTCTGTTCTTTGCGACGCTGAAATCGCTCTCATCATCTTCTCTAGCCGCGGAAAGCTTTTCGAATTCGGTAGCAACGG CACATCTAAAACTCTTGAGCGGTATCAACGTTGCTGCTCTACTCCTCAAGATAACAGCAGTTTTGAACGTGAAACTcag AGCTGGTATCAAGAGGTAACAAAATTGAAGGCAAAATATGAATCTCTTCAACGCACTCAAAG GCATTTGCTTGGGGAAGATCTTGGACCGTTGAGTGTCAAAGAACTACAAAATCTTGAGAAACAGCTGGAGGCAGCCCTAGCTATAGCTAGGCAAAGAAAG CAGGAGCGTCAGCTTGGAGACTTAAACAAGCAACTGAAATTGAAG GTAGCTGCAGAAGGACAAAGCATGACGACCATCCAAGAAATGTGGAACTCTGGTGTAACAGATGGAAACAACAACTTCACTTTGCATCCTACTCAATCCCATTCAATGGACTGTGATCCTGGACCTGTCCTACAAATTGG gTACCATCACTATGTTCAATCTGAAGGATCTTCTGTTCCAAGAAGTACCATAGTGAGTGAAACTAATTTCATGGAGGGATGGGTCCTTTGA
- the LOC136220244 gene encoding agamous-like MADS-box protein MADS3 isoform X3: MITKNQNGKKNKKAWVSQLTLFHAYLYYLQFHFFFLLISPSLFLTSIFVQHQEQLLLLLLFHTYYYSPKSPIQTTMGRGRVELKRIENKINRQVTFTKRRNGLLKKAYELSVLCDAEIALIIFSSRGKLFEFGSNGTSKTLERYQRCCSTPQDNSSFERETQSWYQEVTKLKAKYESLQRTQRHLLGEDLGPLSVKELQNLEKQLEAALAIARQRKTQIMIQQMDDLRRKQERQLGDLNKQLKLKVAAEGQSMTTIQEMWNSGVTDGNNNFTLHPTQSHSMDCDPGPVLQIGYHHYVQSEGSSVPRSTIVSETNFMEGWVL; this comes from the exons atgattactAAAAACCAGAATggaaaaaagaataagaaagcCTGGGTTTCTCAACTTACTCTATTTCATGCCTATTTATACTACCTTCAGTTccacttcttcttcctcctcatctcCCCCTCTCTTTTTCTCACCTCCATTTTTGTGCAACATCAAGAACAACTACTGCTGCTCCTACTGTTCCATACATATTATTATTCCCCTAAATCTCCGATTCAAACAACCATGGGGAGAGGAAGAGTCGAGCTGAAGAGAATCGAGAACAAAATCAATCGGCAAGTCACTTTCACCAAAAGAAGAAACGGTTTATTGAAGAAAGCTTATGAACTCTCTGTTCTTTGCGACGCTGAAATCGCTCTCATCATCTTCTCTAGCCGCGGAAAGCTTTTCGAATTCGGTAGCAACGG CACATCTAAAACTCTTGAGCGGTATCAACGTTGCTGCTCTACTCCTCAAGATAACAGCAGTTTTGAACGTGAAACTcag AGCTGGTATCAAGAGGTAACAAAATTGAAGGCAAAATATGAATCTCTTCAACGCACTCAAAG GCATTTGCTTGGGGAAGATCTTGGACCGTTGAGTGTCAAAGAACTACAAAATCTTGAGAAACAGCTGGAGGCAGCCCTAGCTATAGCTAGGCAAAGAAAG ACACAGATTATGATACAGCAGATGGATGATCTCCGCAGAAAG CAGGAGCGTCAGCTTGGAGACTTAAACAAGCAACTGAAATTGAAG GTAGCTGCAGAAGGACAAAGCATGACGACCATCCAAGAAATGTGGAACTCTGGTGTAACAGATGGAAACAACAACTTCACTTTGCATCCTACTCAATCCCATTCAATGGACTGTGATCCTGGACCTGTCCTACAAATTGG gTACCATCACTATGTTCAATCTGAAGGATCTTCTGTTCCAAGAAGTACCATAGTGAGTGAAACTAATTTCATGGAGGGATGGGTCCTTTGA
- the LOC136220244 gene encoding agamous-like MADS-box protein MADS3 isoform X1, with protein MITKNQNGKKNKKAWVSQLTLFHAYLYYLQFHFFFLLISPSLFLTSIFVQHQEQLLLLLLFHTYYYSPKSPIQTTMGRGRVELKRIENKINRQVTFTKRRNGLLKKAYELSVLCDAEIALIIFSSRGKLFEFGSNGTSKTLERYQRCCSTPQDNSSFERETQSWYQEVTKLKAKYESLQRTQRHLLGEDLGPLSVKELQNLEKQLEAALAIARQRKTQIMIQQMDDLRRKQERQLGDLNKQLKLKLQVAAEGQSMTTIQEMWNSGVTDGNNNFTLHPTQSHSMDCDPGPVLQIGYHHYVQSEGSSVPRSTIVSETNFMEGWVL; from the exons atgattactAAAAACCAGAATggaaaaaagaataagaaagcCTGGGTTTCTCAACTTACTCTATTTCATGCCTATTTATACTACCTTCAGTTccacttcttcttcctcctcatctcCCCCTCTCTTTTTCTCACCTCCATTTTTGTGCAACATCAAGAACAACTACTGCTGCTCCTACTGTTCCATACATATTATTATTCCCCTAAATCTCCGATTCAAACAACCATGGGGAGAGGAAGAGTCGAGCTGAAGAGAATCGAGAACAAAATCAATCGGCAAGTCACTTTCACCAAAAGAAGAAACGGTTTATTGAAGAAAGCTTATGAACTCTCTGTTCTTTGCGACGCTGAAATCGCTCTCATCATCTTCTCTAGCCGCGGAAAGCTTTTCGAATTCGGTAGCAACGG CACATCTAAAACTCTTGAGCGGTATCAACGTTGCTGCTCTACTCCTCAAGATAACAGCAGTTTTGAACGTGAAACTcag AGCTGGTATCAAGAGGTAACAAAATTGAAGGCAAAATATGAATCTCTTCAACGCACTCAAAG GCATTTGCTTGGGGAAGATCTTGGACCGTTGAGTGTCAAAGAACTACAAAATCTTGAGAAACAGCTGGAGGCAGCCCTAGCTATAGCTAGGCAAAGAAAG ACACAGATTATGATACAGCAGATGGATGATCTCCGCAGAAAG CAGGAGCGTCAGCTTGGAGACTTAAACAAGCAACTGAAATTGAAG CTTCAGGTAGCTGCAGAAGGACAAAGCATGACGACCATCCAAGAAATGTGGAACTCTGGTGTAACAGATGGAAACAACAACTTCACTTTGCATCCTACTCAATCCCATTCAATGGACTGTGATCCTGGACCTGTCCTACAAATTGG gTACCATCACTATGTTCAATCTGAAGGATCTTCTGTTCCAAGAAGTACCATAGTGAGTGAAACTAATTTCATGGAGGGATGGGTCCTTTGA
- the LOC136220244 gene encoding agamous-like MADS-box protein MADS3 isoform X9 — protein MITKNQNGKKNKKAWVSQLTLFHAYLYYLQFHFFFLLISPSLFLTSIFVQHQEQLLLLLLFHTYYYSPKSPIQTTMGRGRVELKRIENKINRQVTFTKRRNGLLKKAYELSVLCDAEIALIIFSSRGKLFEFGSNGTSKTLERYQRCCSTPQDNSSFERETQSWYQEVTKLKAKYESLQRTQRHLLGEDLGPLSVKELQNLEKQLEAALAIARQRKVAAEGQSMTTIQEMWNSGVTDGNNNFTLHPTQSHSMDCDPGPVLQIGYHHYVQSEGSSVPRSTIVSETNFMEGWVL, from the exons atgattactAAAAACCAGAATggaaaaaagaataagaaagcCTGGGTTTCTCAACTTACTCTATTTCATGCCTATTTATACTACCTTCAGTTccacttcttcttcctcctcatctcCCCCTCTCTTTTTCTCACCTCCATTTTTGTGCAACATCAAGAACAACTACTGCTGCTCCTACTGTTCCATACATATTATTATTCCCCTAAATCTCCGATTCAAACAACCATGGGGAGAGGAAGAGTCGAGCTGAAGAGAATCGAGAACAAAATCAATCGGCAAGTCACTTTCACCAAAAGAAGAAACGGTTTATTGAAGAAAGCTTATGAACTCTCTGTTCTTTGCGACGCTGAAATCGCTCTCATCATCTTCTCTAGCCGCGGAAAGCTTTTCGAATTCGGTAGCAACGG CACATCTAAAACTCTTGAGCGGTATCAACGTTGCTGCTCTACTCCTCAAGATAACAGCAGTTTTGAACGTGAAACTcag AGCTGGTATCAAGAGGTAACAAAATTGAAGGCAAAATATGAATCTCTTCAACGCACTCAAAG GCATTTGCTTGGGGAAGATCTTGGACCGTTGAGTGTCAAAGAACTACAAAATCTTGAGAAACAGCTGGAGGCAGCCCTAGCTATAGCTAGGCAAAGAAAG GTAGCTGCAGAAGGACAAAGCATGACGACCATCCAAGAAATGTGGAACTCTGGTGTAACAGATGGAAACAACAACTTCACTTTGCATCCTACTCAATCCCATTCAATGGACTGTGATCCTGGACCTGTCCTACAAATTGG gTACCATCACTATGTTCAATCTGAAGGATCTTCTGTTCCAAGAAGTACCATAGTGAGTGAAACTAATTTCATGGAGGGATGGGTCCTTTGA
- the LOC136220244 gene encoding agamous-like MADS-box protein MADS3 isoform X4, translated as MITKNQNGKKNKKAWVSQLTLFHAYLYYLQFHFFFLLISPSLFLTSIFVQHQEQLLLLLLFHTYYYSPKSPIQTTMGRGRVELKRIENKINRQVTFTKRRNGLLKKAYELSVLCDAEIALIIFSSRGKLFEFGSNGTSKTLERYQRCCSTPQDNSSFERETQSWYQEVTKLKAKYESLQRTQRHLLGEDLGPLSVKELQNLEKQLEAALAIARQRKTQIMIQQMDDLRRKERQLGDLNKQLKLKVAAEGQSMTTIQEMWNSGVTDGNNNFTLHPTQSHSMDCDPGPVLQIGYHHYVQSEGSSVPRSTIVSETNFMEGWVL; from the exons atgattactAAAAACCAGAATggaaaaaagaataagaaagcCTGGGTTTCTCAACTTACTCTATTTCATGCCTATTTATACTACCTTCAGTTccacttcttcttcctcctcatctcCCCCTCTCTTTTTCTCACCTCCATTTTTGTGCAACATCAAGAACAACTACTGCTGCTCCTACTGTTCCATACATATTATTATTCCCCTAAATCTCCGATTCAAACAACCATGGGGAGAGGAAGAGTCGAGCTGAAGAGAATCGAGAACAAAATCAATCGGCAAGTCACTTTCACCAAAAGAAGAAACGGTTTATTGAAGAAAGCTTATGAACTCTCTGTTCTTTGCGACGCTGAAATCGCTCTCATCATCTTCTCTAGCCGCGGAAAGCTTTTCGAATTCGGTAGCAACGG CACATCTAAAACTCTTGAGCGGTATCAACGTTGCTGCTCTACTCCTCAAGATAACAGCAGTTTTGAACGTGAAACTcag AGCTGGTATCAAGAGGTAACAAAATTGAAGGCAAAATATGAATCTCTTCAACGCACTCAAAG GCATTTGCTTGGGGAAGATCTTGGACCGTTGAGTGTCAAAGAACTACAAAATCTTGAGAAACAGCTGGAGGCAGCCCTAGCTATAGCTAGGCAAAGAAAG ACACAGATTATGATACAGCAGATGGATGATCTCCGCAGAAAG GAGCGTCAGCTTGGAGACTTAAACAAGCAACTGAAATTGAAG GTAGCTGCAGAAGGACAAAGCATGACGACCATCCAAGAAATGTGGAACTCTGGTGTAACAGATGGAAACAACAACTTCACTTTGCATCCTACTCAATCCCATTCAATGGACTGTGATCCTGGACCTGTCCTACAAATTGG gTACCATCACTATGTTCAATCTGAAGGATCTTCTGTTCCAAGAAGTACCATAGTGAGTGAAACTAATTTCATGGAGGGATGGGTCCTTTGA
- the LOC136220244 gene encoding agamous-like MADS-box protein MADS3 isoform X8, which produces MITKNQNGKKNKKAWVSQLTLFHAYLYYLQFHFFFLLISPSLFLTSIFVQHQEQLLLLLLFHTYYYSPKSPIQTTMGRGRVELKRIENKINRQVTFTKRRNGLLKKAYELSVLCDAEIALIIFSSRGKLFEFGSNGTSKTLERYQRCCSTPQDNSSFERETQSWYQEVTKLKAKYESLQRTQRHLLGEDLGPLSVKELQNLEKQLEAALAIARQRKERQLGDLNKQLKLKVAAEGQSMTTIQEMWNSGVTDGNNNFTLHPTQSHSMDCDPGPVLQIGYHHYVQSEGSSVPRSTIVSETNFMEGWVL; this is translated from the exons atgattactAAAAACCAGAATggaaaaaagaataagaaagcCTGGGTTTCTCAACTTACTCTATTTCATGCCTATTTATACTACCTTCAGTTccacttcttcttcctcctcatctcCCCCTCTCTTTTTCTCACCTCCATTTTTGTGCAACATCAAGAACAACTACTGCTGCTCCTACTGTTCCATACATATTATTATTCCCCTAAATCTCCGATTCAAACAACCATGGGGAGAGGAAGAGTCGAGCTGAAGAGAATCGAGAACAAAATCAATCGGCAAGTCACTTTCACCAAAAGAAGAAACGGTTTATTGAAGAAAGCTTATGAACTCTCTGTTCTTTGCGACGCTGAAATCGCTCTCATCATCTTCTCTAGCCGCGGAAAGCTTTTCGAATTCGGTAGCAACGG CACATCTAAAACTCTTGAGCGGTATCAACGTTGCTGCTCTACTCCTCAAGATAACAGCAGTTTTGAACGTGAAACTcag AGCTGGTATCAAGAGGTAACAAAATTGAAGGCAAAATATGAATCTCTTCAACGCACTCAAAG GCATTTGCTTGGGGAAGATCTTGGACCGTTGAGTGTCAAAGAACTACAAAATCTTGAGAAACAGCTGGAGGCAGCCCTAGCTATAGCTAGGCAAAGAAAG GAGCGTCAGCTTGGAGACTTAAACAAGCAACTGAAATTGAAG GTAGCTGCAGAAGGACAAAGCATGACGACCATCCAAGAAATGTGGAACTCTGGTGTAACAGATGGAAACAACAACTTCACTTTGCATCCTACTCAATCCCATTCAATGGACTGTGATCCTGGACCTGTCCTACAAATTGG gTACCATCACTATGTTCAATCTGAAGGATCTTCTGTTCCAAGAAGTACCATAGTGAGTGAAACTAATTTCATGGAGGGATGGGTCCTTTGA
- the LOC136220244 gene encoding agamous-like MADS-box protein MADS3 isoform X2: MITKNQNGKKNKKAWVSQLTLFHAYLYYLQFHFFFLLISPSLFLTSIFVQHQEQLLLLLLFHTYYYSPKSPIQTTMGRGRVELKRIENKINRQVTFTKRRNGLLKKAYELSVLCDAEIALIIFSSRGKLFEFGSNGTSKTLERYQRCCSTPQDNSSFERETQSWYQEVTKLKAKYESLQRTQRHLLGEDLGPLSVKELQNLEKQLEAALAIARQRKTQIMIQQMDDLRRKERQLGDLNKQLKLKLQVAAEGQSMTTIQEMWNSGVTDGNNNFTLHPTQSHSMDCDPGPVLQIGYHHYVQSEGSSVPRSTIVSETNFMEGWVL; encoded by the exons atgattactAAAAACCAGAATggaaaaaagaataagaaagcCTGGGTTTCTCAACTTACTCTATTTCATGCCTATTTATACTACCTTCAGTTccacttcttcttcctcctcatctcCCCCTCTCTTTTTCTCACCTCCATTTTTGTGCAACATCAAGAACAACTACTGCTGCTCCTACTGTTCCATACATATTATTATTCCCCTAAATCTCCGATTCAAACAACCATGGGGAGAGGAAGAGTCGAGCTGAAGAGAATCGAGAACAAAATCAATCGGCAAGTCACTTTCACCAAAAGAAGAAACGGTTTATTGAAGAAAGCTTATGAACTCTCTGTTCTTTGCGACGCTGAAATCGCTCTCATCATCTTCTCTAGCCGCGGAAAGCTTTTCGAATTCGGTAGCAACGG CACATCTAAAACTCTTGAGCGGTATCAACGTTGCTGCTCTACTCCTCAAGATAACAGCAGTTTTGAACGTGAAACTcag AGCTGGTATCAAGAGGTAACAAAATTGAAGGCAAAATATGAATCTCTTCAACGCACTCAAAG GCATTTGCTTGGGGAAGATCTTGGACCGTTGAGTGTCAAAGAACTACAAAATCTTGAGAAACAGCTGGAGGCAGCCCTAGCTATAGCTAGGCAAAGAAAG ACACAGATTATGATACAGCAGATGGATGATCTCCGCAGAAAG GAGCGTCAGCTTGGAGACTTAAACAAGCAACTGAAATTGAAG CTTCAGGTAGCTGCAGAAGGACAAAGCATGACGACCATCCAAGAAATGTGGAACTCTGGTGTAACAGATGGAAACAACAACTTCACTTTGCATCCTACTCAATCCCATTCAATGGACTGTGATCCTGGACCTGTCCTACAAATTGG gTACCATCACTATGTTCAATCTGAAGGATCTTCTGTTCCAAGAAGTACCATAGTGAGTGAAACTAATTTCATGGAGGGATGGGTCCTTTGA
- the LOC136220244 gene encoding agamous-like MADS-box protein MADS3 isoform X5, with product MITKNQNGKKNKKAWVSQLTLFHAYLYYLQFHFFFLLISPSLFLTSIFVQHQEQLLLLLLFHTYYYSPKSPIQTTMGRGRVELKRIENKINRQVTFTKRRNGLLKKAYELSVLCDAEIALIIFSSRGKLFEFGSNGTSKTLERYQRCCSTPQDNSSFERETQSWYQEVTKLKAKYESLQRTQRHLLGEDLGPLSVKELQNLEKQLEAALAIARQRKQERQLGDLNKQLKLKLQVAAEGQSMTTIQEMWNSGVTDGNNNFTLHPTQSHSMDCDPGPVLQIGYHHYVQSEGSSVPRSTIVSETNFMEGWVL from the exons atgattactAAAAACCAGAATggaaaaaagaataagaaagcCTGGGTTTCTCAACTTACTCTATTTCATGCCTATTTATACTACCTTCAGTTccacttcttcttcctcctcatctcCCCCTCTCTTTTTCTCACCTCCATTTTTGTGCAACATCAAGAACAACTACTGCTGCTCCTACTGTTCCATACATATTATTATTCCCCTAAATCTCCGATTCAAACAACCATGGGGAGAGGAAGAGTCGAGCTGAAGAGAATCGAGAACAAAATCAATCGGCAAGTCACTTTCACCAAAAGAAGAAACGGTTTATTGAAGAAAGCTTATGAACTCTCTGTTCTTTGCGACGCTGAAATCGCTCTCATCATCTTCTCTAGCCGCGGAAAGCTTTTCGAATTCGGTAGCAACGG CACATCTAAAACTCTTGAGCGGTATCAACGTTGCTGCTCTACTCCTCAAGATAACAGCAGTTTTGAACGTGAAACTcag AGCTGGTATCAAGAGGTAACAAAATTGAAGGCAAAATATGAATCTCTTCAACGCACTCAAAG GCATTTGCTTGGGGAAGATCTTGGACCGTTGAGTGTCAAAGAACTACAAAATCTTGAGAAACAGCTGGAGGCAGCCCTAGCTATAGCTAGGCAAAGAAAG CAGGAGCGTCAGCTTGGAGACTTAAACAAGCAACTGAAATTGAAG CTTCAGGTAGCTGCAGAAGGACAAAGCATGACGACCATCCAAGAAATGTGGAACTCTGGTGTAACAGATGGAAACAACAACTTCACTTTGCATCCTACTCAATCCCATTCAATGGACTGTGATCCTGGACCTGTCCTACAAATTGG gTACCATCACTATGTTCAATCTGAAGGATCTTCTGTTCCAAGAAGTACCATAGTGAGTGAAACTAATTTCATGGAGGGATGGGTCCTTTGA